From the Paenibacillus sp. FSL H8-0548 genome, one window contains:
- a CDS encoding nucleotide sugar dehydrogenase, producing the protein MSMEAGIWSPSEQRTVAIVGLGYVGLPLALLFAERGFHVLGIDSDKQKIDKLSIGKSYILEVQDDEIQAAIASKRFVPSDQYSELGSAEAVMICVPTPLTAYGTPDLSFLTQAAREIGCRLRKGQLVVLESSTYPGTTREVLLPLLSAFDWKIGEDVNLAYSPERVDPGNTDYRVAQIPKVVSGITPSCLSRIVELYSGVFNQVHSVSSTDAAEMTKLLENSYRLVNISFINELAMICDVLELNLWEIIEAANTKPFGFKAFYPGPGVGGHCIPVDPSYLAWKIKQYGIKSDFIQISNTVNRIMPMYITQQLKLHLAPKLLSSARILVYGAAYKRDIADHRESASIELIHMLQLEAECVMYHDPYVPSIQVGGEKLMSVELDEAVLSGLDCVVIATDHSSLPLQMLLEHASFIYDTRNVTGGAEGKAKVVRFGGGWS; encoded by the coding sequence ATGAGTATGGAAGCAGGCATTTGGTCTCCAAGCGAGCAGCGAACGGTAGCTATTGTAGGGCTTGGTTATGTGGGTCTTCCGTTAGCGCTGCTGTTTGCCGAGAGAGGTTTTCATGTCCTTGGCATTGATTCGGATAAGCAGAAGATCGACAAGCTTAGCATAGGGAAAAGCTATATTCTAGAGGTGCAGGACGATGAGATTCAAGCAGCGATAGCTTCAAAGCGTTTCGTTCCATCGGATCAGTACAGCGAGCTGGGGTCGGCCGAAGCGGTTATGATTTGCGTCCCGACTCCGCTTACTGCTTACGGGACGCCGGATCTAAGCTTTCTTACGCAGGCGGCTAGGGAAATCGGCTGCCGGCTAAGAAAGGGACAGCTTGTTGTTTTGGAAAGCTCGACGTATCCGGGAACGACGCGTGAGGTGCTGCTCCCTCTATTAAGCGCTTTTGATTGGAAGATCGGCGAAGACGTCAATTTAGCCTATTCGCCGGAGCGGGTCGACCCAGGCAACACGGATTACCGAGTCGCACAAATTCCGAAGGTGGTCAGCGGCATTACGCCGAGCTGCTTGAGCAGGATTGTTGAGCTGTACAGCGGCGTATTCAATCAAGTGCATAGCGTTTCTTCAACGGATGCCGCTGAAATGACAAAGCTGCTGGAAAATTCATATCGTCTTGTCAATATATCCTTTATTAATGAGCTGGCAATGATATGCGATGTGTTGGAATTGAATTTGTGGGAAATCATTGAAGCAGCCAATACGAAGCCGTTTGGCTTTAAGGCATTTTATCCCGGTCCTGGGGTCGGCGGCCATTGCATCCCGGTTGATCCTTCGTATCTGGCATGGAAAATCAAGCAATATGGCATCAAATCGGATTTCATTCAAATTTCAAACACAGTCAACCGCATCATGCCGATGTACATTACGCAGCAGTTGAAATTGCATTTGGCGCCAAAGCTGTTGTCTAGCGCGCGAATCTTGGTTTATGGAGCTGCTTATAAGCGGGATATTGCCGACCATAGGGAATCAGCCTCGATCGAGCTTATTCATATGCTTCAGCTCGAGGCGGAATGCGTGATGTATCATGATCCTTATGTCCCTTCCATACAAGTCGGAGGCGAGAAGCTCATGAGCGTGGAACTGGATGAAGCTGTACTAAGCGGGCTGGATTGTGTCGTGATTGCGACGGATCATTCGAGCCTGCCGCTGCAGATGCTGCTTGAGCATGCTTCGTTTATTTATGACACTCGCAATGTGACTGGCGGGGCGGAAGGCAAAGCCAAGGTCGTGCGGTTCGGCGGAGGCTGGAGCTGA
- a CDS encoding UDP-glucose/GDP-mannose dehydrogenase family protein: MKILVIGTGYVGSTTAMVFAELGWKVTGLDTDVHKIRQLRQGLLHFHEPGLEDLLKKHIQTGQIRFTTDKDRAIQESDVIFICVGTPSLPDGSADLLFVKQVASEIGQKMNGYKLVVTKSTVPVGTQELVKCWIEAAQEHFYPFDVASNPEFLREGKAVTDALNPDRIVIGSESKRATNLLKSLYHSAKCPFVITTPRTAELIKYASNAFLATKISYINELARLCDELNVNVKDVAGGIGLDPRIGSSFLQAGIGYGGSCFPKDVSALILTARQNNIELSVLEKVVKVNQTQHSYLTDKARARLGSFSGKKIAILGLAFKPDTDDIREAPALRIIESLLNERAQLRLYDPIAILPNDAKYESVAVCLEVEEALHEADAVFLCTEWPIIRGIDWAQMKHVMSHGNVFDGRNILNAQDMQAMGYYYQSIGSND, translated from the coding sequence ATGAAAATATTAGTGATCGGGACCGGCTATGTCGGTTCAACGACGGCTATGGTGTTTGCCGAGCTTGGCTGGAAGGTGACGGGGCTTGATACAGACGTTCACAAAATCAGACAGCTTAGACAGGGTCTGCTGCATTTCCATGAGCCGGGCTTGGAGGATTTATTGAAGAAGCATATCCAAACGGGCCAAATCAGATTTACAACGGACAAAGACAGGGCCATTCAAGAGAGCGATGTCATCTTTATCTGCGTTGGAACGCCGTCGCTGCCGGACGGCAGCGCCGATCTTCTCTTCGTTAAGCAGGTCGCCTCGGAGATCGGCCAGAAAATGAATGGCTACAAGCTGGTCGTAACCAAAAGCACGGTTCCAGTCGGGACGCAGGAGCTGGTCAAATGCTGGATTGAGGCTGCGCAGGAGCATTTCTACCCCTTCGACGTAGCGTCTAACCCGGAATTTCTCCGTGAAGGAAAAGCAGTGACAGATGCATTGAATCCGGATCGTATTGTCATTGGATCAGAGAGCAAGCGAGCGACGAATCTGCTCAAGTCGCTTTACCATTCTGCGAAATGTCCCTTTGTGATCACGACTCCTCGAACGGCAGAGCTTATTAAATATGCTTCAAATGCGTTTCTAGCTACCAAAATATCCTATATCAACGAGCTCGCTAGGCTTTGCGATGAGCTAAACGTCAACGTGAAGGATGTAGCAGGAGGAATTGGCTTGGATCCGCGTATTGGCTCAAGCTTCTTGCAAGCAGGAATCGGTTATGGGGGATCATGCTTTCCGAAGGATGTATCTGCTTTAATCCTGACGGCAAGGCAGAACAACATCGAGCTGAGCGTGCTGGAGAAGGTCGTGAAGGTCAACCAAACGCAGCATAGTTATTTGACGGACAAGGCCAGAGCGCGGCTCGGAAGCTTTTCGGGTAAAAAAATAGCGATTTTAGGCTTGGCGTTTAAGCCGGATACGGATGATATAAGGGAAGCTCCTGCTCTTCGCATCATCGAGAGTCTCTTAAATGAACGAGCCCAATTGAGGCTGTACGACCCTATTGCGATCCTTCCGAACGATGCGAAATATGAATCCGTAGCGGTATGCCTGGAGGTGGAGGAGGCGTTGCATGAAGCAGATGCGGTTTTTCTTTGCACGGAATGGCCAATCATTCGGGGAATTGATTGGGCCCAGATGAAGCATGTGATGTCGCATGGCAATGTATTCGACGGCAGGAACATCCTGAATGCGCAGGACATGCAGGCGATGGGTTACTATTATCAGAGCATTGGCAGCAACGATTAG
- a CDS encoding sugar phosphate nucleotidyltransferase, which yields MKGLILCAGKGTRLYPITLNFPKTLIPVANISILQACIEKLTELAIVEIGVVIHPWQEGFIREQVGHGEAWGVAITYIYQYEARGISDAVRQAQTFVGEEAFLLLLGDNLISQSLTELKLDVEERGSQGSLLLAEVANPRDYGIAEVMEGRIVQLEEKPKAPKSKFAVLGAYAFDSTIFEAVDHIKPSPRGEYEITDAIQWLIEHGKQVTYHVTEQLNMDVGTVGRWLEANRQMLGVLPPQGAIHKSVVVENCTIVAPVSINQGCVLKNCVIGPYVSIGADSNIEDCRIENSILLSGVHLKHIPYPLKDTVIGRQSVMTGLQAQKEGGNE from the coding sequence TTGAAAGGACTTATCCTATGTGCGGGTAAAGGGACGAGATTGTATCCGATCACTTTAAATTTTCCAAAAACACTTATTCCTGTAGCCAACATTTCTATTCTGCAAGCTTGCATCGAGAAACTGACTGAGCTTGCCATTGTGGAAATCGGAGTCGTTATCCATCCGTGGCAGGAAGGCTTCATTCGCGAGCAGGTTGGTCATGGAGAAGCTTGGGGAGTCGCGATCACATATATTTACCAATATGAAGCGAGAGGCATCTCAGACGCGGTCAGGCAAGCTCAGACGTTTGTCGGAGAGGAAGCCTTTCTGCTTCTGCTGGGAGACAATTTAATTTCCCAAAGCCTGACAGAGCTGAAGCTCGATGTGGAGGAAAGAGGCAGTCAGGGCTCCTTATTGCTTGCAGAGGTTGCGAATCCTCGGGATTATGGCATTGCAGAAGTGATGGAGGGACGCATCGTGCAGCTGGAAGAGAAGCCGAAGGCACCGAAGTCCAAGTTTGCGGTTCTGGGCGCTTATGCTTTTGACAGTACCATATTCGAAGCTGTGGATCATATTAAGCCATCACCTAGAGGGGAATATGAGATTACCGATGCGATTCAATGGTTGATTGAGCATGGCAAGCAGGTAACCTACCATGTGACCGAGCAGCTCAATATGGATGTCGGAACGGTGGGGCGTTGGCTGGAGGCGAATCGTCAAATGCTGGGGGTACTCCCGCCTCAGGGAGCCATTCATAAATCCGTTGTTGTAGAGAACTGTACGATCGTAGCTCCAGTGTCCATCAATCAAGGCTGCGTCCTTAAAAACTGCGTGATCGGACCGTATGTGTCGATTGGTGCAGATTCGAATATTGAGGATTGCCGTATAGAAAACAGCATTCTGCTAAGCGGCGTTCATTTGAAGCATATTCCTTACCCGCTGAAAGATACGGTGATTGGGCGCCAATCTGTTATGACGGGATTACAGGCACAGAAAGAAGGGGGAAACGAATGA
- a CDS encoding glycosyltransferase family 4 protein has translation MKIAQISTNTLPVPPKDYGGTQRDVHYLTEELVRRGHEVILFAKEGSSSQATQTFVYPSNNPKKQLDFIIKNLPDDVDFIHDHYGIAAKANPPIPTIRNSHSKGVRGVQIPVYVSKTILRKYGKNKGYYVYNGIRVEDYIFQKKKSNYLLFMGRMMEQKGVHLAIKIAKKTGKELIIAGPVNDRKYFNSKVKPHLNKRIRYVGSVGGKKKQELLSGASCVLFTSTWDEPFGLVLIEALASGTPVLGFRKGAVPEVLKGLPQLLCSNTRDMISKIRHAKRFPSAYKCRRYVRENFSDSVMTDNFLKLYKKIIKEKKYKLIKKSTWNKRKAKIVKMQEEIHP, from the coding sequence TTGAAGATTGCTCAAATCTCAACAAATACTCTACCTGTTCCCCCAAAAGATTACGGCGGCACGCAGCGTGACGTTCATTATCTAACTGAGGAATTGGTTCGCCGCGGACACGAGGTCATCTTGTTCGCCAAGGAAGGCTCTTCATCGCAAGCTACCCAGACCTTTGTATATCCTTCCAACAATCCGAAAAAACAACTCGATTTCATCATTAAAAACCTGCCGGATGATGTCGATTTCATTCATGATCATTACGGTATTGCAGCAAAGGCCAATCCACCTATTCCGACGATAAGGAACTCCCATTCCAAAGGAGTGCGCGGTGTACAAATTCCGGTCTATGTAAGCAAAACGATATTGAGAAAATACGGAAAAAACAAAGGCTATTATGTGTATAACGGCATTCGAGTCGAGGACTATATTTTTCAAAAAAAGAAAAGCAACTATCTTCTCTTCATGGGTCGGATGATGGAGCAAAAGGGCGTTCATCTCGCTATCAAAATCGCCAAAAAAACCGGAAAAGAGCTCATCATTGCTGGTCCGGTTAACGATAGGAAATATTTTAATTCAAAGGTTAAGCCTCATTTAAATAAACGCATTCGATATGTAGGGAGCGTGGGCGGCAAAAAGAAGCAGGAGCTGCTGTCGGGAGCGAGCTGCGTGCTTTTTACCTCGACCTGGGATGAACCTTTCGGACTCGTTCTCATTGAAGCTTTAGCAAGCGGAACTCCCGTGCTTGGCTTCAGGAAAGGAGCGGTTCCCGAGGTTCTTAAGGGCTTGCCGCAGCTGCTGTGTTCTAACACAAGAGATATGATTTCGAAAATTAGACACGCTAAACGGTTTCCCTCTGCCTATAAATGCAGGCGGTATGTGAGGGAGAATTTCTCAGACAGCGTCATGACCGACAATTTCCTAAAGCTCTATAAAAAAATCATCAAAGAAAAAAAATACAAGCTGATCAAAAAATCAACCTGGAATAAGCGTAAAGCAAAAATAGTTAAAATGCAGGAGGAGATACATCCATGA
- a CDS encoding glycosyltransferase family A protein, translating into MITIIACTMRTSFMDNVFANYDRQLWKDKEMIIVLNKNNMDIKAWKERARKYPKGEVRVFKLPQKYKLGKCLNYAIARAKEGIITKFDDDDYYGPKYLRESARALKRGKAKIIGKHTSYLYFEGKKALMVFRRGGEWKYRRSVKGGTLLFRKSVWRKVKFPENKKVGTDSSWTGRCRRRGYKIYSVSKKHYVCVRRKNTSSHTQKKSTRRYMSHCKLVRYTRKFRRYVS; encoded by the coding sequence ATGATAACCATTATTGCCTGTACAATGAGAACCTCGTTTATGGACAATGTATTCGCCAATTACGACCGGCAGCTTTGGAAGGATAAAGAGATGATCATCGTGCTCAACAAAAATAATATGGATATTAAAGCATGGAAAGAAAGAGCGAGAAAATATCCTAAAGGTGAAGTCCGCGTATTTAAGCTCCCGCAAAAATACAAGCTCGGAAAATGTCTGAACTATGCAATAGCACGAGCAAAGGAAGGCATCATAACTAAGTTCGACGATGATGATTATTATGGGCCAAAATATTTAAGAGAATCTGCCCGAGCGCTTAAAAGAGGGAAAGCCAAAATTATCGGCAAGCATACCTCTTACCTTTATTTCGAAGGAAAGAAGGCGCTCATGGTATTTCGCAGAGGCGGAGAGTGGAAATACCGGAGATCGGTCAAGGGGGGAACGCTTCTCTTTAGAAAGTCTGTGTGGAGGAAAGTGAAATTTCCGGAAAATAAGAAAGTAGGCACTGATTCCAGCTGGACCGGTAGATGTCGAAGAAGAGGCTATAAAATATATTCTGTATCCAAAAAACATTATGTTTGTGTCAGACGTAAAAACACGAGCTCCCATACGCAAAAAAAGAGCACAAGACGGTATATGTCCCACTGCAAGCTAGTTCGATATACGCGTAAATTTCGACGGTACGTTTCATAA
- a CDS encoding glycosyltransferase — protein MRIAQISNNTITVPPKDYGGTQREVYYLTEELLRRGHKVFLFAKKGSTARSTKTFEYPTDNAKEQLAFIKKKLPRRIDFIHDHHGIVANANPPIPTIRSSHSKGVKDVQLPVYVSKTILKKYGENKGFYVHNGIRLKDYKFRKKKKNYLLFLGRIMKEKGVHLAIKVAKKTNSNLILAGPVHDKKYFKSKIKPHLNKRIQFVGPVGGTKKQKLLSEASCVLFTSTWDEPFGLVLIEALASGTPVLGFKKGGAVPEVLSGLPVLICKNTKNMISKVKHQKKFPSANRCRRYVKANFSDRVMTSKFLKLYKKIIKKNKYKLLKNTSWYDL, from the coding sequence TTGAGGATTGCTCAAATTTCAAACAATACGATAACCGTTCCTCCTAAAGATTACGGCGGCACACAGCGCGAGGTCTATTATTTAACCGAAGAATTGCTCAGACGCGGGCATAAGGTTTTTTTATTTGCTAAAAAAGGATCGACTGCCCGTTCTACCAAAACCTTTGAATATCCCACTGACAACGCAAAAGAGCAGCTAGCATTTATCAAAAAAAAACTTCCAAGACGTATCGATTTCATTCACGACCATCACGGCATTGTCGCAAATGCGAATCCGCCAATCCCAACGATCCGTAGCTCTCATTCAAAGGGAGTTAAGGACGTACAGCTCCCCGTTTATGTAAGTAAAACAATATTAAAAAAATATGGTGAAAACAAGGGCTTTTACGTGCATAACGGTATTAGATTAAAGGATTATAAATTCAGAAAAAAGAAAAAAAACTATCTTCTTTTTTTAGGCCGGATCATGAAAGAAAAGGGTGTTCATCTCGCGATTAAGGTTGCTAAAAAAACAAATAGCAACCTTATCCTCGCTGGCCCGGTTCATGACAAAAAATATTTCAAGTCTAAAATTAAGCCGCATTTGAATAAGCGTATTCAATTTGTAGGTCCAGTTGGCGGCACCAAGAAGCAGAAACTGCTGTCTGAGGCGAGCTGCGTGCTGTTTACCTCCACTTGGGATGAGCCGTTTGGACTAGTCCTTATTGAAGCGCTGGCAAGTGGAACGCCTGTACTTGGCTTCAAGAAAGGCGGTGCCGTACCGGAGGTTCTGAGCGGACTGCCAGTGCTTATCTGCAAAAATACAAAGAATATGATCTCAAAAGTAAAGCATCAGAAAAAGTTCCCCTCTGCCAACAGATGCAGACGCTACGTTAAAGCTAATTTTTCAGACCGTGTCATGACCAGTAAATTTCTCAAGCTATACAAAAAAATTATAAAAAAAAACAAATATAAGCTCTTAAAAAACACGAGCTGGTACGACCTATGA
- a CDS encoding glycosyltransferase, translating to MINLAVEGVTIITATIRADFIKNIFQNYDRQTWMKKELIIIVNRNHIHLHPYKQKAEQYPNVYVYRVDQDKNLGECLNYGTSIASYNYIAKLDDDDYYSPYYIEEAMQLFLNTNAEIVGKRSCYFYFPHLSKLLLRKTSVPFNSRCRKIAGATIMFHKNVFKEVQFSTKLRQGTDVRFVQGCIKKGFRVFTTSPYNFVAFRRENRLSHTWKVRDKDLLLSKRAIVIHTDDFKKYVDKPLKRQIHPDLKKSSLRADTYSD from the coding sequence ATGATAAACCTCGCAGTTGAAGGTGTAACGATAATTACGGCGACCATCCGAGCAGATTTTATTAAAAATATTTTTCAGAACTATGATCGCCAAACCTGGATGAAAAAAGAGCTTATCATCATCGTTAACCGAAATCATATTCACTTACATCCCTACAAGCAGAAGGCAGAGCAGTACCCAAATGTGTACGTGTACCGCGTGGATCAGGACAAAAATTTAGGAGAATGCTTGAATTATGGAACCTCCATCGCCAGCTACAATTATATAGCGAAGCTTGACGATGATGATTATTACTCCCCTTATTATATCGAGGAAGCCATGCAGCTGTTTTTAAACACAAACGCAGAGATCGTGGGCAAGCGCTCCTGCTATTTCTATTTCCCACATCTCTCCAAGCTGCTGCTTCGCAAAACCTCTGTACCCTTCAACAGCCGTTGCAGGAAAATAGCTGGAGCTACGATTATGTTTCACAAAAACGTTTTTAAAGAGGTTCAGTTCTCCACGAAGCTGCGTCAAGGAACTGATGTCCGTTTTGTTCAGGGTTGTATAAAAAAAGGATTTCGTGTATTTACGACTTCCCCTTATAATTTCGTCGCATTTCGTAGAGAAAACCGGTTGTCCCATACGTGGAAGGTGAGAGATAAAGATTTATTATTAAGTAAAAGGGCTATCGTGATTCATACCGATGACTTTAAAAAGTATGTTGACAAACCGTTGAAACGACAAATCCATCCGGATCTAAAAAAATCTAGCTTACGTGCAGACACCTACTCCGATTAA
- a CDS encoding YhcN/YlaJ family sporulation lipoprotein: MRKQIVALSAGVLLSTLLAGCMEKHGELGNKDIRSNSIRYDANGNVLLNKRFADDQMNEQNRINGRRLNSNNIIGSHKNYRMEMSESISKGITDLPSVKLAYVMLTDHNAYVAVSLDENEPQMDAKLMSRTNSGYMGKKGVEASRRMSSLSTGHLMLTEKMKDEIVNEVRRLKPGVEHVYVSANPDFVGRMNAYMNDVKLGHPIQGFIAEFNAMTERIFPAKPGEDSMKGRSIKDKRMIYD; this comes from the coding sequence ATGCGCAAACAAATCGTAGCTTTGTCTGCAGGTGTGTTGCTAAGCACATTGCTGGCAGGCTGCATGGAAAAACACGGTGAGCTTGGGAATAAAGACATCCGGTCAAACAGCATAAGATACGATGCAAATGGCAATGTATTATTGAATAAACGGTTCGCAGATGATCAGATGAATGAACAGAACCGAATTAATGGACGCAGGCTGAACAGCAATAATATTATTGGTTCACATAAAAATTATCGGATGGAGATGAGTGAGAGCATTTCAAAAGGAATTACGGATTTGCCATCCGTAAAGTTAGCCTACGTTATGCTAACTGATCATAATGCTTACGTTGCCGTATCACTGGATGAGAATGAGCCGCAAATGGATGCTAAGCTAATGAGTAGAACGAACAGCGGTTATATGGGCAAAAAAGGCGTTGAGGCTAGCAGGCGCATGAGCAGTCTGTCAACAGGCCATCTCATGCTGACCGAAAAAATGAAGGATGAAATTGTTAATGAGGTGAGGCGTTTAAAGCCTGGTGTTGAGCATGTTTACGTTTCTGCTAATCCTGATTTTGTTGGACGGATGAACGCTTATATGAATGATGTAAAGCTTGGACATCCGATTCAAGGCTTTATTGCGGAGTTTAATGCGATGACAGAACGAATCTTTCCTGCAAAGCCTGGGGAGGATAGTATGAAGGGCAGAAGCATTAAGGACAAAAGAATGATTTATGATTAA
- a CDS encoding ketoacyl-ACP synthase III: MNERKIAAVHSNAVITAIGTYVPERILTNSDLEKLVDTNDEWIMQRTGIKERHIAADNQFTSQLCFAAIHNMIERYNVQVTDVDYIIVATSTPDCIIPSVSSQVQAHFNITSTGAIDIQAACAGFAAGIQLANGLLLSGAYHKILVIGAETLSKITDYSDRTSCILFGDGAGALLIEASVDGQGDIKAVYSNTDGARGHHLYCSSLASAIGEHDIQTNGFIVQNGREVYRWAVSHVAEGVLQLLEGSGLTPDDIDWFIPHSANMRIIESLCEKTGFSLAQTLSSIRKYGNTSAASIPLAIDEAVQAGTVKQGQLMLLYGFGGGLTQAGVILRWSLPTQRQ; this comes from the coding sequence ATGAATGAAAGAAAAATTGCTGCTGTACATTCGAATGCCGTCATTACCGCTATCGGTACTTACGTACCTGAACGAATATTAACCAATTCCGATCTAGAGAAGCTTGTAGATACCAACGATGAATGGATCATGCAGCGTACAGGCATCAAGGAGCGTCATATCGCTGCGGATAATCAATTTACGAGTCAGCTTTGCTTTGCTGCGATCCATAATATGATCGAACGATACAACGTACAAGTGACTGATGTCGACTACATTATTGTGGCTACCTCCACGCCGGATTGTATCATTCCGAGTGTATCATCGCAGGTACAGGCGCATTTTAACATCACGAGCACCGGAGCTATAGATATACAAGCTGCATGTGCAGGCTTTGCCGCTGGCATTCAGCTGGCGAACGGGCTGCTGCTATCTGGCGCATATCACAAAATTTTGGTTATCGGCGCTGAGACATTATCTAAAATTACCGATTATTCAGATCGCACATCCTGTATTTTGTTTGGGGACGGCGCTGGTGCATTACTCATCGAAGCGTCGGTAGACGGACAGGGTGATATTAAAGCCGTGTATTCGAACACCGATGGTGCACGCGGACACCATCTATATTGCAGCAGCTTAGCTTCCGCAATTGGCGAGCATGATATTCAGACGAATGGCTTTATTGTACAAAATGGTCGAGAAGTTTATCGCTGGGCAGTAAGTCATGTAGCTGAGGGTGTGCTGCAGCTCTTGGAGGGGAGCGGGTTAACGCCTGACGATATCGACTGGTTTATTCCGCACAGTGCAAATATGCGCATTATTGAATCGCTATGCGAGAAAACTGGTTTTTCACTAGCACAGACATTATCCAGTATCAGGAAATACGGAAATACCTCAGCAGCTTCTATCCCGCTTGCTATTGATGAAGCCGTCCAAGCCGGTACCGTTAAGCAAGGGCAGCTCATGCTTCTGTATGGGTTTGGCGGAGGGCTGACTCAAGCTGGAGTCATTCTCCGCTGGTCGCTTCCCACACAACGACAATAA
- a CDS encoding nucleoside-diphosphate sugar epimerase, giving the protein MQNTITEIIQHMSHANEQMARILEAERHVTVRLSEIVLALPDEHPSFGGMSGLLENTQAVGQNIVAYLNSIADFQEIMASQLTFVIRELKEADEEE; this is encoded by the coding sequence ATGCAGAATACGATAACGGAAATTATACAGCATATGTCTCATGCCAATGAGCAAATGGCAAGAATATTGGAAGCAGAGCGTCATGTGACAGTACGGCTATCTGAAATCGTATTAGCGCTTCCAGATGAGCACCCGAGCTTTGGAGGAATGTCCGGACTTTTGGAAAATACACAGGCGGTAGGGCAAAATATTGTTGCTTATTTAAATAGTATCGCTGATTTTCAAGAAATAATGGCTTCACAGCTTACCTTTGTTATTCGTGAGCTTAAGGAAGCTGATGAGGAAGAATGA
- a CDS encoding glycosyltransferase has protein sequence MGRKKRPVQRLKSNTDLRKNAEMRLDRYKKGVSEGYKQGLQAGMESYDAHFEGTSIIIPSENQLQSLKACIQGIMDQTDLSYEIIVIDNNSIDGTEQYLKQLDGQVRYCILDKSLGEIGAVNRGLMMAKGTTILLLSSQMLPTKNWLENLLLCLYSKTSIGMAGPISNGFSNHQQMHEFARENNKNESSKWYEAEQLSYGCLLFRRELLESAGFMDEGCQEAALSTEDYSLRVRLQGYSLACARDSYVHASGPIFAGAELPSSKSYFASKWHTENDALFDLDAIAKVNRVSKDESREKIHQLGEAAFYPQAVAVKGLAATIYWIEEGVRRPIEGPWELPVVSLSQLNLWRWPIGETISAETLQASLSSLSSMERPASVDGGLGIGSKGERYYFEVGRKRPLIGRHAAESWGLHERIPTALSAKELSGIPDGLPIVSPIKLLQSL, from the coding sequence ATGGGACGCAAAAAAAGACCTGTCCAACGTCTCAAAAGCAATACTGACTTGCGCAAAAATGCAGAAATGCGATTAGACAGATACAAGAAAGGTGTAAGTGAAGGCTATAAGCAGGGCTTACAAGCGGGTATGGAAAGCTATGATGCGCATTTTGAGGGAACGAGCATTATCATCCCAAGTGAAAACCAGCTGCAGTCGTTAAAAGCTTGCATTCAAGGTATTATGGATCAAACAGATCTTTCCTATGAAATTATCGTCATTGATAATAACTCGATCGATGGCACAGAGCAGTACTTAAAGCAATTGGACGGACAAGTGCGATATTGTATTTTAGACAAGTCATTAGGTGAAATCGGCGCAGTAAATAGAGGACTGATGATGGCCAAGGGAACGACGATTTTATTGCTCAGCAGTCAAATGTTGCCTACGAAAAATTGGCTCGAAAATTTGCTGTTATGCTTGTATAGCAAGACGAGCATTGGAATGGCAGGTCCGATTTCAAACGGTTTTAGCAATCATCAGCAAATGCATGAATTTGCGAGAGAAAATAATAAAAATGAATCTTCCAAATGGTACGAAGCAGAGCAGTTGTCTTACGGCTGCCTCTTATTTCGTCGAGAGCTGCTTGAAAGCGCAGGGTTTATGGATGAAGGCTGTCAGGAGGCAGCATTAAGTACAGAGGATTATAGCCTGAGGGTAAGATTGCAAGGCTATTCTCTAGCTTGTGCGAGAGATTCGTACGTACATGCTTCAGGTCCAATCTTCGCTGGAGCGGAACTGCCCAGTTCCAAAAGCTATTTTGCGAGTAAATGGCATACGGAAAATGATGCATTATTCGATTTAGATGCAATAGCGAAAGTGAACCGGGTGAGCAAGGACGAATCGCGGGAGAAAATCCATCAGCTCGGTGAAGCAGCATTTTATCCGCAGGCAGTAGCTGTAAAGGGATTAGCCGCTACGATTTATTGGATAGAAGAAGGTGTCAGAAGACCAATAGAGGGGCCTTGGGAGCTGCCTGTCGTCTCTTTATCACAGCTGAATCTATGGCGCTGGCCAATTGGAGAGACAATTTCCGCAGAGACCTTGCAAGCTAGCTTGAGTTCGTTGAGCAGCATGGAGAGGCCGGCCTCGGTAGATGGAGGGCTAGGCATAGGCTCCAAGGGGGAACGCTATTACTTTGAAGTTGGTAGAAAACGTCCACTGATCGGCAGGCATGCTGCTGAAAGCTGGGGGTTGCATGAACGTATACCGACTGCTTTGTCAGCGAAGGAGCTAAGTGGCATACCTGACGGACTGCCTATTGTTTCACCGATTAAGCTTCTCCAATCCTTGTAG